In Cicer arietinum cultivar CDC Frontier isolate Library 1 chromosome 7, Cicar.CDCFrontier_v2.0, whole genome shotgun sequence, a single window of DNA contains:
- the LOC101505823 gene encoding DNA mismatch repair protein MSH2, with translation MDENFDALNHKLPELKLDSKQAQGFLSFFKTLSDDPRAIRFFDRRDYYTAHGENATFIAKTYYHTTTALRQLGSGSNALSSVSVSRNMFETIARDLLLERTDHTLEVYEGSGSNWRLVKSGTPGNIGNFEDVLFANSEMQDSPVVVALSLNFCENGCTIGLGFLDLTKRLLGMAEFLDDSHFTNVESALVALGCKECLVPIERAKSIEYRMLCDVLTKCGVMLTERKKSEFKTRDLVQDLGRLVKGSIEAVQDLVSGFEFAPGALGALLSYAELLADESNYENYSLRRYNLDSYMRLDSAAMRALNVMESKTDANKNFSLFGLMNRTCTAGMGKRLLHMWLKQPLLDVEEINSRLDVVQAFVEDTVLRQDLRQHLKRISDIERLVHNLQKRRAGLQHVVKLYQSSIRLPYIKSAIDRYDGQFSSMMKSRYLKDLELWTGVDRLHKFIELVETSVDLDHLENGEYMISSSYDSKLTELKEQQESLESQIHNLHRQTADDLDLPMDKALKLDKGTQFGHVFRITKKEEPKIRKKLNTQFIVLETRKDGVKFTNTKLKKLGDRYQQIIEEYKSCQKELVNKVVEIAATFSEVFESLAELISELDVLLSFADLASSCPTPYTRPDITSSDKGDIILEGSRHPCVEAQDWVNFIPNDCKLIRGKSWFQIITGPNMGGKSTFIRQVGVNILMAQIGSFVPCDKASISVRDCIFARVGAGDCQLRGVSTFMQEMLETASILKGATDKSLIIIDELGRGTSTYDGFGLAWAICEHIVEVIKAPTLFATHFHELTALALENGSNDPHKQIVGVANYHVSAHIDASTRKLTMLYKVEPGACDQSFGIHVAEFANFPESVVALAREKAAELEDFSPSAISLIDSTEEEGSKRKREFEPDDVSQGAAKARQILEAFVALPLETMDKKQALQEVKKLKDNLEKDAQNCHWLQKFL, from the exons ATGGATGAAAACTTCGACGCCCTCAATCATAAACTCCCCGAGCTCAAATTAG ACTCTAAGCAAGCACAAGGGTTTCTGTCATTTTTCAAAACCCTATCGGAT GACCCGAGGGCCATTAGGTTTTTTGATCGTCGG GATTACTATACTGCCCATGGTGAGAATGCAACATTCATTGCCAAAACCTACTATCACACTACTACTGCTTTGAGACAGTTGGGTAGTGGATCAAATGCTCTTTCCAGTGTAAGTGTCAGTAGGAACATGTTTGAAACAATTGCCCGTGATCTACTTTTAGAGAGAACAGACCATACACTTGAGGTCTATGAGGGCAGCGGCTCTAACTGGAGATTGGTCAAAAGTGGTACACCTGGTAACATCGGCAATTTTGAAGATGTTTTATTTGCTAACAGTGAAATGCAAGATTCTCCAGTTGTTGTTGCCCTGTCACTTAACTTCTGTGAAAATGGGTGCACCATTGGATTAGGATTTCTTGATCTAACTAAGAGACTACTTGGGATGGCTGAATTCCTTGATGACAGTCATTTCACAAATGTGGAGTCAGCATTGGTTGCTCTTGGTTGCAAAGAATGCCTTGTGCCTATTGAGCGTGCAAAATCTATTGAATATAGAATGTTGTGTGACGTGTTGACTAAATGTGGTGTGATGCTAACTGAGAGAAAGAAATCTGAGTTTAAGACTAGAGATCTGGTACAAGATCTTGGCAGGCTTGTCAAAGGTTCTATTGAAGCAGTTCAAGATTTAGTGTCTGGATTTGAATTTGCACCCGGTGCTCTGGGGGCACTGCTATCTTATGCAGAGTTACTGGCAGACGAAAGCAATTATGAAAATTATAGTCTGCGTAGGTACAATCTTGACAGTTACATGAGGTTGGATTCTGCAGCCATGAGGGCACTTAATGTCATGGAAAGCAAAACTGATGCAAACAAAAACTTCAGTTTGTTTGGTCTCATGAATAGGACCTGTACAGCTGGAATGGGAAAGCGGTTATTGCACATGTGGCTAAAACAGCCATTATTAGATGTAGAAGAAATTAACTCCAGGTTGGATGTAGTACAGGCATTTGTAGAGGACACTGTGCTTCGCCAAGATCTGAGGCAGCATCTAAAAAGAATATCAGACATTGAGCGTTTGGTGCACAATCTTCAGAAGCGAAGAGCTGGTCTGCAACATGTTGTCAAACTTTATCAG TCAAGTATACGACTGCCTTACATTAAAAGTGCTATAGACAGGTATGATGGACAATTTTCCTCAATGATGAAGTCCAGGTATTTGAAGGATTTGGAGTTATGGACCGGTGTCGATCGCCTTCATAAATTTATTGAGCTTGTAGAAACTTCTGTTGACCTTGATCATCTGGAGAATGGGGAATACATGATTTCCTCAAGTTATGACTCTAAACTAACTGAACTGAAGGAGCAGCAAGAATCACTAGAGAGCCAAATACATAACTTGCACAGACAAACTGCTGATGATCTTGATCTGCCTATGGATAAGGCATTAAAGTTGGATAAGGGCACACAATTTGGACATGTTTTCAGAATCACAAAGAAGGAAGAGCCGAAAATAAGGAAGAAGCTCAACACCCAGTTTATTGTACTGGAAACCCGTAAAGATGGAGTGAAGTTTACCAAcacaaaactcaaaaaactGGGGGACAGATACCAACAAATTATTGAGGAGTACAAGAGCTGTCAAAAAGAGTTGGTTAATAAAGTAGTTGAAATTGCAGCAACTTTCTCCGAG GTGTTCGAATCTTTAGCTGAATTAATTTCCGAATTGGATGTGTTACTTAGTTTTGCTGATTTGGCTTCTAGTTGTCCTACTCCGTATACAAGGCCTGACATCACCTCATCG GACAAAGGAGATATTATTTTAGAAGGTAGCAGACACCCTTGTGTTGAGGCACAAGACTGGGTGAATTTTATACCAAATGATTGTAAGCTT ATCAGAGGAAAAAGTTGGTTTCAAATAATAACAGGGCCTAACATGGGCGGGAAATCAACATTCATCCGGCAG GTGGGCGTGAATATTTTGATGGCACAAATTGGTTCGTTTGTTCCATGCGACAAAGCCAGCATATCTGTTCGTGATTGCATTTTTGCTCGTGTTGGTGCAGGTGACTGCCAA CTTCGTGGAGTTTCTACCTTTATGCAAGAAATGCTTGAAACTGCGTCAATATTAAAAGGAGCTACTGACAAGTCCTTGATAATCATTGATGAGTTGGGACGTGGGACATCAACTTACGATGGATTTG GCCTAGCTTGGGCAATTTGTGAGCACATTGTTGAAGTGATCAAAGCACCTACTTTATTTGCAACCCACTTTCATGAGCTGACTGCATTAGCCCTTGAAAATGGTAGCAATGATCCACATAAGCAAATTGTTGGTGTGGCAAATTATCATGTTAGTGCACATATTGATGCATCAACCCGCAAGCTAACTATGCTATACAAG GTTGAACCAGGAGCTTGTGATCAGAGTTTTGGTATTCATGTCGCTGAGTTTGCAAACTTCCCTGAAAGTGTTGTCGCCCTAGCTAGAGAAAAGGCAGCAGAGTTGGAAGATTTTTCTCCCTCTGCGATATCCTTAATTGACTCTACGGAAGAG